In the genome of Chloroflexota bacterium, the window GTACCGCGAGGTCCGCAGAAAAGGTAGGCATGAGATACGTGGTTGCTAATCAGGGCATTTTGCAGCGTCTTGGTTACCTGTTCCTGGCCGACCACTTCGGCCAGGGTCTGCGGACGCCACCGACGGTAAAAGACCTGGGAAGCCATTTTATTTATTATAACCTATCTGTGGTGGTGTTTCTAGGCAGTCGCTGTCCGCTATAAAGTCAAGTTCTGAACATTAAACACCAGTGGTCCAGCATTGCGCTAATGTTCCACGTAGTTAAAAGAATAAAAAGCCAGCTTTACTCAGACGAATTTTGATTCTCCTTCCGTAAAGCTGGCTTGTCGGTCTAGTTTGTTTCAGGAGAGCAGGGAGGGTATATCTTTGGAGGCATCTTCAATGGCTCTCAGTCTGACCTCGGTTTCTTCCTGCCGCTTCTTGAATTCAGGGATAAGCTGTGTAGACTGGGTATAGTAAGTCCTCACTTTTTCCACATCGCTTAGCTCGGACAGGATGACGGTAACATCGAGCATGCCTCTCTCGCGTGGATAATCGCCGTTTCTGATCAGAGCTTCCGGCGCAATATCCCTCATGTAATCCCCGAGAGCTTTGACCATATCCATGTTCATCTCTTTGCTTGGTGCCGAGATGAGGTACAGGGCTCGCTTTGAATCCACGGGATTACATTTCAACGACAGCTCACTAATAGCCTCATCCATAGCCTGGACGCCCTTAAGGGTCTCATCGCCTTTGGCCCTGAAATCGCGCCTTGATTCACGGCGGAACCTGATTAGAGGAATATCTGACTTGCCGTATCCGATTACCGTCCAGCCAACCAGCGTCTGGATGATATCGCCGGCGTCAAGCACCTTTGAGGCAATGTACTTGGCTTTCTTTTCCTCCCCGGCACACAGCATGTTGTAAAAAGGCTCCGCGATCATGGAATTTATTTTTGAAATATTACTTTTGATCGAAGAATCCTTGCGGACAAATCTCTGGTTATCCACCAGAAATATAGCATCAGCCACAGAGTAGGACGATTTCAAGCAGGTGGCGGCATTATATATGGTTCTGTCCTCGGTGGTTTCTTCATGCTCAAAGGGAAGAACAATGAGGTTGTAAATTGGCTTGTCAGCATAGCGTTCTTTAATGTGCTGTGTCATCACTGAGATTGCCCCGGAACCGGTGCCACCGGCAGCGCTGGCAATAAACAGGAATGCGTCTGTCTCAAAGAACCGCTTCGTGGTCCTTATCGCATCGATTACCTTGTCGCCGTCCTCTCGGGCGATTTCAGCGCCGAGTTCATTTATTTTACCCACGCCATGGCCGCCGGTCTTACGACTACCGATGAGGATTCTATGCTGGTAGTCCTTTCTGATGTTCGTGAGCCCACTCAGGTCAGCAGCATCGGCATTGACCGCATAACAACCGGTGATTATCTCAATACCACGCGAGCTTTTTGCCTTCTTATTCAATCGGGCGAACTCATCCGCTATTCGACCACCGCACTGTCCGAAACCTACAACTACTAGTTTCATAACCCACCTCTAAATATAATGATAGAGTTTAGTTATTTTAAGCACACTTATGGTATAATGTCAATCTCTTCACCTAAAAGAGCCGCCGATATTCCTGGTAATAAAGTACCTGGCAATAATGTAATAGTGGGCGCATAAAATGAAGCTGGCACTGGGCTGGTCAATGGGTCATTTTTTGTTCAGGAAGCCTTATTTTCCACAAAAAATGTTGAAAAACTATAATACCTATATTAGAATTGTGTAAAACAATCTGGTGTGGGGGTTAATGGCAAGAGAAGCACCATCACAGGAAGTACTGGATGACGCCGGGCACGATATTAGTGACCTGGAAAAGGCAGTTGCCCGAACGGAACAGCTGGGTCGCGCCGCGATGGAGGCGACAGAGGCGACTACTCAGGCTGCCCAGAGGGCGATAAAACGCGCGGAGCAGATCAGCCGGGAGGCGAAAGAAGCCGCCGAGGCCGCCGCTAGGGCAGCTGAAGAGGCGATACAGCGTGCGGAAGAGGTAAACCGGGAAGCTAGAGAAGGCGCCGAAGCAGCCATTAGAGCTGCAGAAGAGGCGATAAAACGAGCTGAAGAAACTGCTCATACTCCGAAGGAAGCAGCCAAGGCAATTACAAAACGTTTTCAGGAAGCCATCAACCGTGCCGAAGAGATAAGCAAGGAGGCCATGGAAGCGGCGGAGGCGGCATATGTTTCCTCAGAGGAAGGGCTGAATCGGGTCAGTGAGATAGGCAGCGAAGCCAAAGAAGTTGCTGAGTCTGCAGCCAAGACGGCTAAAGAGGAACTTGATAAAGCTGAAGAAGCTGGTCGGACCGCCAAAGAAGCTGCCGAAGAATCCATCCGGATAGCCAAAGAAGCTGCCGGCAAGGCAGAGAAAGTCAACCGTGAGGCCAAAGAAGCTGCTGAGGCATCGGTAAAGGAAGCTAGAGAAGCCGTTGCCAAAGCGGACAGAGTCAGCCGGACGACAAAGGAAACGGCTGAGGCAGCGTCAAAGGCAACTCAGGAAGTAGCACTCAGGGCGGAGAAAATAAGTACCGATGCTAAAGGACTTGCCGAAACATCATTGAGAACCTCACAGGAAGCCATCATCCGTGCTGAGGCAATAAGCAAAGATATGAGATTGGCGGCAGATAATTCTGGCAGGGCTTCACGGGAGGCAATAGGCAGAGCCGAGGTAATAAGCAAGGAAAATAGGGCAGCAATAGATGCGGCCACTATGGCTACCAAAGAGGCTGTTGATGCTGCAATTGCAGTCTCCAGAGAGGCGGCGGAAACATCGTCCCGGGAGTCCCAGAAAGCGACCAGCCGGGCGGAAGACATAAGAAATGAGATAAAAACAGCGCATGACGAGCTAGTTAGGGCCTTTGAGGAGGCGATTGACCGTGTGGAGGCGATGAGCAGCGAGACATTGGAGAAAGCTGAGGAAGCGGTCAGGACCACGCGGGAAAGAGCTGAGAAATCAGCCATAGCCTCAGAAGAGGCGATAAGTCGGATAGAACAAATTAGTCAGGAAGCCAGGGTAACCGCCGAAGCTTCTGCCAAGGCAACCCAAGAAGCCGCTGAGGAGGCGATTAAAGTTGCCCAGGAAGCTGCTGAGGCATCAACCACTACCTCGCAGGAGGCGATAAGTCGAGCTGAAGATATTGGACGGGAAGCTAGGGAAACCAACGAAGCGGCAGCACATGCAGCTCAGGAAGCAATTGAGGAAGCAATGCGTATTGCCAAAGAGGCAGCGGAGGCGGCGACCGCAGCCTCTCAGGAGGCGATAATCCGGGCAGAGGCAATCGGCAAAGAAACCAAAGATACGGCAGATGAATCGATCAAAGCAGTCAAAGAAGCTACTAGGTTGGCTACCAGAGTCGCTAGAGAGGCGGCCGAAACTTCGGTGAAAGCCTTTGAAGAAGCGATAAGCCGGGCAGAGACAATAAGTCAGGGGACAAAAGAGACAACTGAAGAGTCTGCGAAGGCAGCCAAAGAGGCTACTGAGGCCACGGTACGTGCTGCCAGGGAGGCAACCGACGAGACGACACGGGTTGCCAAAGAGGCAGCGGAAACGGCTATAAAGGCATTTGAGCAGGCCATACTCCGTGTTGAGGCAGCCGGTAAGGAAGCAAGGGACGCAGCGGAAACATCATTCGAGGCTTTTGAAAAGGCGATCGGCGAGGTAGAGGAACCTCGTGAAGAAGAGGAGGTTGCTGAGGTAGCTGGAGAAACTGATGAGGAGACGGCTGAGGCATCACTCAAGGCTTTTGCCCAAGCAATTGGTAGAGCCAAGGAATCCAATGTGAAGGGAAAATCAAAAGCAGTACGAGGCAAAGGGAAGGAAAAGATAGAGGCGCGTTTGGACTTTCTGGCACGAATGTATGAGACCAAGAAAAACGAATCGGACGGTGAAGATAATATCGCGGAGGATGAAGGGACCGGTAAATAAATCACTCAGAAACCAATCACATATCAGTGTATCAGTAATATTAATACAGGAGGTACTCGATGGCGAATCCAAGGGAACAAACCAAGAAGGTTAGTGAGGAAACCGAAGAGGTAGTTGAAGAAACGGTCGAAGCCGTTCCTGAAGAAGTTGAGCAACCTAGCGCCGAGGTGGAAACACAATCGGTCAAGCCACTTGAAGAGGTATTGGGACAGGCGGAAAGAGCCTACGCTGCTTTTATGGAAGCGCAGCGACAGGTGGCCAATGCCTATCGGGCCAATGAGCAACAAATTGCCAAAGCCTACAAGCGTGCCGAGCAGCAGGCGAAGAATGCCTATGATGAGGCGATAAAAGAGACGATGGCAGCACGCGATGAAAATGTAGCCGCTGCACTTAAAGCCCGTGATGATGCTATCTCCCAGGCAGAGAGAGCGTTTAAAAAGGCGAAGGATCAAACGGATAAGCAATGCGAGGAACGGGTAGAGGCGGCCAAGAGCAGGAGGGAAGAAGCGCTTTCTGGAGCCTGGCAACTCCGTGAAGAGACCATGGACCAGGCCTGGAATATATACGCCAAGCTATCAAGATAACTACCGTAGTATGGCAATCTAAGTACTTCCTAGTGTGGCTGATACACTTGTGTGTGATTGGTAATTTATTAGTTAGATTAAAGACGGGATATCTTTGAGGGTGACCTCTATTCCCCGGTACTTGTCTTCGATTCCTTCCTGTCTCTTCTTCAGTGCGGTAATGAGGCTGAGAGTCTTGGTGAAGTAGCTCCTTACCTTTTCCACGTCACTAAGTTCCGATAGGATGACGGTAACATCAAGCATTCCTTTTTCTCTTGGATAATCACCGCTTCTGATGACCGCCTCGGGGGCAAGGCTCTTGAGGTAGGTACCGAGCTCCTTGATGAGGTCGACGTTCATTTCCTTGGGTGGGGCGGAAACCAGGTAAAGAGCTCTCTTAGAATCTATGGGGTTGACCTTGAGTGAGAGACCGCTGATCGCTTCGTCCATGGCCTGGGTTCCCTTCTGCGCTTCCGCGGCCTTGTTTCTAAAATCGCGTGTCCGGGTCATGATTTTCTTGGCCAGTGAAATTTCAGAACGTCCATAACCAATTGCCGTCCATCCGGTCAGTGTCTGTATAATGTCGCCGGCGTCAAGTATCTTCGCTCCGATGTACTGGGGTTTCTTTTCTTCGCCGGCGCAAAGCAGGTTGTAAAATGGCGCGGTAATGAGGGAATTGATTTTGGACAAATTACTCCTGATTGAGGCGTCTTTCATCACGTATCTCTGGTTGTCAACCAGGAAGATGGCGTCGGAGACCAGATAGGCAGATTTCAGACACGTGGCGGCATTGTATATGGTTCTTTCCTCGGTGGCCTCTTCATGTTCGAAGGGCAGGACTATGAGATTATATACCGGCTTATCCACATAGCGCTCTTTGATAAGTTGAGTGATAACGGGAAGCGCGCCGGAGCCAGTACCCCCGGCTGCACCGGCTATCAGCAGAAACGCGTCTGCTTCCACGAAGCGTTTGCTGGTTCGTATCGTTTCAATAATCTTATCGCCGTCCTCTTTGGCAATCTCAGCGCCAAGCTCGTTAATCTTGCCGACACCGTGTCCGCCAGTTTTTCGGCCACCGATGAGGATGCGATGCTGATAATCTGGTCTAATGCCAGTCAGGCCACTGAGGTCGGCAACATCGGTATTAACGGCATAGGCGTTGGCGATGATATCAATACCACGTTGGACGTGCGCCTTACGGTTTAATCGGGAAAATTCATCAGCAATTCGACCGCCACACTGTCCAAAACCAACTATAATTAATTTCATTTTTTACCTTATTTTTTAATTTGTGTTATTTTAGGCATTATTTCTATGTAATGTCAATGATATACTTTTTACAAATACACGTTTGAGGCAGATTGAGTGAGGAATTGGCGCCTGGATAGAGTAGAAAAAAGTCCCTCCCTCAAAAGTAACCCCCCTGGCTGTTTGAAGAGACGATAGCAGTTCATTTCTTTTTCTAGTACAGGCAACTGGTATACTATAACATCTTTTGTCCGTTTTGTTACAGCCCCCTATTGGCAATAAAGGCAGCCAGGTCGGCCAGACGGCAGCTATAACCCCACTCGTTGTCGTACCAGGCAAGGACCTTGACCATATTGCCGCCAATGACCATGGTGCTCAAAGCATCGACAATGGTACTGGCCTGGTTGCCTTTGAAGTCCATACTGACCAGAGGCTCCTCGCAGTATTCCATGATACCGTTCAGAGGTCCTTCGGCGGCGGCTTTGAATGCCTGGTTGACCTGCTCAACGGTTACCTCCTGCTTCAAATCAGCAACGAAGTCTATGACCGAGACAGTGACCACGGGGACACGAAAGGCCATGCCGTGCAGCCTGCCCTTAAGCTCGGGGATAACCAGGGTAACGGCATGGGCGGCGCCGGTGGTGGTGGGGATAAGGTTCATGGCGGCGGCACGCGCCCGGCGCAGGTCCTTGTGCACCATGTCCTGGATTTTCTGGTCATTGGTGTAAGCGTGGATAGTGGTCATCAGTCCCTTATCCACACCGAAGTTATCGTGGAGCACTTTGACCACCGGGGCGATGCCATTTGTAGTGCAGGAGGCGTTGGAGACTACGGTGTGTTTCGCCGGGTCATACTTTTCCTCATTGACGCCGAGGACGATGGTGATATCCTCATTCTTGGCCGGGGCGGATATAATCACCTTTTTGGCACCACCATTGAGGTGGGCGGAAGCCTTGGCAGCATCGGTGAAAAGACCGGTTGACTCGATGACGATATCTGCACCGTGGTCGCGCCAGGGTATGTTGGCGGGGTCTCTTTCCGAGATGACCTTCACCTTATTGCCGTCAACAATGATAGCGTCATCGCTGGCCTCTACTGTTCCTGGAAAGCGGCCGTAGGTGCTGTCCCATTTCAGCAGGTGGGCGTTGGTTGCGGTATCAGTAAGGTCGTTAATGGCCACCACTTCCAGTTCACCTTTATGGTACTGGTTGATGGTGCGAAAGGTCAGTCGACCGATGCGACCGAAACCGTTGATTCCGATTCTGGTTGTCATCTTCATTCCCCCCGCGTCATTTGTGATTTAACAGATAATATTATTGATGTGGCCTTACGCTGGCGAAGGCCCCTGTTCCAGCAAATTGCGCTGACTGCCCCAGTTCATCTTCTATCCGAAGGAGGCGGTTATATTTGGCGGTGCGTTCAGAGCGACAGGGAGCGCCGGCCTTGATTTGACCTGCATTGAGGCCAACCGCCAGGTCCGAGATAGTCGTGTCTTCGGTCTCGCCGGAGCGATGGCTGACGACCGCCGTCCATCCCGCATCCTGTGCCATCCTGATGGCAGCGATTGTTTCCGTAAGGGTACCGATTTGATTGAGCTTTATGAGGATGGAATTGGAAGCTTTAATATCAATACCTCGTTTCAGCCGACTGACATTGGTAGTGTAGAGGTCATCGCCGACCAGCTGTACTTTGTTACCCAGTTTTACGGTAATAAGTTTCCAGCCGTCCCAGTCGTCCTCAGCCATGCCGTCTTCGATGCTGATAATCGGATAGGCTGCTGTCCATTTGACATAAAACTCCACCATCTCGGTTGAACTGAGACTGGTGCCTTCGCGCGCCAGCACATACCTGCCGTCCTGGTAAAATTCACTGGCGGCCGGGTCAAGGGCAATAAAGCAGTCCCGACCGGGCTGGTAGCCCGCTTTCTCAATTGCATCCAGCACCGCCTCGACGGCCTCTTTGTTGGAAGGAAGGGGAGGGGCAAAGCCTCCTTCATCGCCGACGTTGGTGCTGAGCCCTCTGTCCTTCAGGACTTTTTGCAGCGAATGATAGACTTCAGTGCCCATTTGCAGGGACTGACGGAAGCTGGAGGCACCGGCGGGCACTACCATGAATTCCTGGAAATCCGTAGAATTGGCGGCATGTTTGCCACCGTTCAAAATATTCATCAATGGTACCGGCAGGGTATACCCGTCGACCTGGCCAAGATAGCGATAAAGCGGCAAGTCCAGGGAGTTTGCTGCGGCATGGGCCACCGCCAGAGATGTTCCCAGAATGGCATTGGCTCCCAGTCGCGATTTACTATCGGTGCCATCAAGCTTTATCAGTTTACGGTCAATGGCTTCCTGGTCGGTGGCGGCCATTCCTTTAATGCCGGAGGCGATGCGTGTATTGGTATGATTTACCGCCTGGAGGACACCCTTACCACCGTACCTTTTATTATCCCCATCGCGGAGTTCCACCGCTTCGTAGGTGCCGGTACTGGCCCCCGAGGGAACGGCTGCTTGCCCAATCGTTCCATCTGAAAGCATTACTTCTACTTCTACCGTCGGATTGCCCCTCGAATCGAGGATTTCTCTACCTTTAACCTGTTCGACGGTTGTTGTTTCTGACATGCTCTTTCCTCAAAGTCAGCTATTTATCGTTTTAAGCGCTTTGTTTACCGCATCAGCCGGATTCTGGGCGAGTATAATTGAGTTATCTGTTTGACCGTTTCGGGACAGCGACCAGGTATTCAGGCCAATGACTGGTATGCCATTGCGCAGTGCATGGCCGATTTCGGACAGGGTACCGTAGCCACCATCGATGGCTATCACTGCCTCGGCGCTTTTCACCACTATCACGTTCCTCGCTTCGCCTAAGCTGGTCACGATTGGAACCTGCACGTATGGGTTAGCTGTCTGGCGACTGCCTCCGGGTAGGATGCCGATGGTCAGCCCGTCCTCAGCGCTTGCTCCCTTGCAGGCGGCTTCCATGATGCCGCCCAATCCCCCACAGACGAGCACAGCCCCTTTTCTGGCCAGTTCCCGCCCCACCTCTTCCGCCAGTCTTGTTTCCTCTGACGTAGGGTCGCTGCCACCAATAACGGCGATAAACCGCTTCTGCTCTCTCATATCTGGGGGTATAATTACACAATTATAGCATTTAGCCTGTGCCAAGGCAAAGAGGGCTATCATGTAAAAGCGGCTTTTAGTTATATTTGTTCATCGCTGTGGTCAGACCTTCGCTGAGGAGGCAAAATATGGCCTCGTCGACTTTCTTTATGACCTCGGCGACGATTTTATTCTCGCTGGAATCGAAATCGCTGAGCACGTGGTCGATGACCTCAGCGTCTTTATCCGTGTTGGCACTGTCTACATAATCAGGTCGGCTTATGCCCACCCTGATGCGAATGAAGTCGGCATTTTCCAGCTCTTCGATAATTGACTCGATACCCTTATGTCCGCCGGACCGGCCTCCCTGACGGATGCGTATTTTGCCCAGCGGCAGGTCAAGGTCATCATGGATGATAATCAGGTCTTCAGGGCGGATTTTATATCGTTTCACAAGGCGGCTCACCGAGTGTCCGCTAAGGTTCATCATAGTCTGCGGTCTGGCCAGTACCAGCTCTGTGCCGGCAACTTCACCCTCGCCGACCCTTGCCTGTCCCTTTTTGCGGGCAAAGCGTATCCCATGCTTTCTGGCCAATCGGTTCAGGCACATGAAGCCGATATTGTGCCGATTGCGAGAGTAGGTCAACCCCGGATTTCCCAGGCCAACGATTAATTTCATATCAGGCTTTCTGGCTTAGTAATTGCCGGAACTCTGCTTCGTTCATTATCTTCGTGCCCAGACTCCGGGCCCTGTCCAGCTTGGAACCGGGGTCGGCGCCGAACACCAGGCAGGTGGTTTTTCTGGTCACGCTGCTGCCCGTGGCGCCGCCGAGGGATTTGATTCGTTCCTCGGCTTCCTTCCGGGAAAATGACTCAAGGGTGCCGGTGAGGACAAATTCCATGCCGGAGAGAGGCAATGCCTCGACCTTGACTGGCTTTTCCTCCAGCTTGACTCCGGCTTCCCTTAATCTTTTAATGATATCACGGTTAGCGTCCTCGTGGAAAAAAGCGATGATGCTGTCGGCAATCTTCGGTCCGATGGTCTCAATGGACACAAGTCTTTCCCGGGAAGCCTCGGCCAGCGCGTCAATGCTGTGAAATTCCCTGGCCAAAAGCTCGGCGGTTTCCCCACCGATATGGCGTATGCCGAGGGCCAGAAGAACCTGGGCCAGCGGTCGGTTCTTGCTCTTTTCGATAGCATCGAGCATATTGCTGACGCTTTTCTCGCCCATTTTCTCCAGGCCGAGAAGCTGTTCTTTTTTATCTTTCAGATAGTACAGGTCGGCGATGTCTTTAATTAATTCTTTCTGGAACAGGGTGATGGTCAGGTTTTCGCCG includes:
- a CDS encoding tubulin/FtsZ family protein: MKLVVVGFGQCGGRIADEFARLNKKAKSSRGIEIITGCYAVNADAADLSGLTNIRKDYQHRILIGSRKTGGHGVGKINELGAEIAREDGDKVIDAIRTTKRFFETDAFLFIASAAGGTGSGAISVMTQHIKERYADKPIYNLIVLPFEHEETTEDRTIYNAATCLKSSYSVADAIFLVDNQRFVRKDSSIKSNISKINSMIAEPFYNMLCAGEEKKAKYIASKVLDAGDIIQTLVGWTVIGYGKSDIPLIRFRRESRRDFRAKGDETLKGVQAMDEAISELSLKCNPVDSKRALYLISAPSKEMNMDMVKALGDYMRDIAPEALIRNGDYPRERGMLDVTVILSELSDVEKVRTYYTQSTQLIPEFKKRQEETEVRLRAIEDASKDIPSLLS
- a CDS encoding tubulin/FtsZ family protein, whose protein sequence is MKLIIVGFGQCGGRIADEFSRLNRKAHVQRGIDIIANAYAVNTDVADLSGLTGIRPDYQHRILIGGRKTGGHGVGKINELGAEIAKEDGDKIIETIRTSKRFVEADAFLLIAGAAGGTGSGALPVITQLIKERYVDKPVYNLIVLPFEHEEATEERTIYNAATCLKSAYLVSDAIFLVDNQRYVMKDASIRSNLSKINSLITAPFYNLLCAGEEKKPQYIGAKILDAGDIIQTLTGWTAIGYGRSEISLAKKIMTRTRDFRNKAAEAQKGTQAMDEAISGLSLKVNPIDSKRALYLVSAPPKEMNVDLIKELGTYLKSLAPEAVIRSGDYPREKGMLDVTVILSELSDVEKVRSYFTKTLSLITALKKRQEGIEDKYRGIEVTLKDIPSLI
- the gap gene encoding type I glyceraldehyde-3-phosphate dehydrogenase yields the protein MTTRIGINGFGRIGRLTFRTINQYHKGELEVVAINDLTDTATNAHLLKWDSTYGRFPGTVEASDDAIIVDGNKVKVISERDPANIPWRDHGADIVIESTGLFTDAAKASAHLNGGAKKVIISAPAKNEDITIVLGVNEEKYDPAKHTVVSNASCTTNGIAPVVKVLHDNFGVDKGLMTTIHAYTNDQKIQDMVHKDLRRARAAAMNLIPTTTGAAHAVTLVIPELKGRLHGMAFRVPVVTVSVIDFVADLKQEVTVEQVNQAFKAAAEGPLNGIMEYCEEPLVSMDFKGNQASTIVDALSTMVIGGNMVKVLAWYDNEWGYSCRLADLAAFIANRGL
- the eno gene encoding phosphopyruvate hydratase; this encodes MSETTTVEQVKGREILDSRGNPTVEVEVMLSDGTIGQAAVPSGASTGTYEAVELRDGDNKRYGGKGVLQAVNHTNTRIASGIKGMAATDQEAIDRKLIKLDGTDSKSRLGANAILGTSLAVAHAAANSLDLPLYRYLGQVDGYTLPVPLMNILNGGKHAANSTDFQEFMVVPAGASSFRQSLQMGTEVYHSLQKVLKDRGLSTNVGDEGGFAPPLPSNKEAVEAVLDAIEKAGYQPGRDCFIALDPAASEFYQDGRYVLAREGTSLSSTEMVEFYVKWTAAYPIISIEDGMAEDDWDGWKLITVKLGNKVQLVGDDLYTTNVSRLKRGIDIKASNSILIKLNQIGTLTETIAAIRMAQDAGWTAVVSHRSGETEDTTISDLAVGLNAGQIKAGAPCRSERTAKYNRLLRIEDELGQSAQFAGTGAFASVRPHQ
- a CDS encoding TIGR00725 family protein — translated: MREQKRFIAVIGGSDPTSEETRLAEEVGRELARKGAVLVCGGLGGIMEAACKGASAEDGLTIGILPGGSRQTANPYVQVPIVTSLGEARNVIVVKSAEAVIAIDGGYGTLSEIGHALRNGIPVIGLNTWSLSRNGQTDNSIILAQNPADAVNKALKTINS
- the pth gene encoding aminoacyl-tRNA hydrolase, which produces MKLIVGLGNPGLTYSRNRHNIGFMCLNRLARKHGIRFARKKGQARVGEGEVAGTELVLARPQTMMNLSGHSVSRLVKRYKIRPEDLIIIHDDLDLPLGKIRIRQGGRSGGHKGIESIIEELENADFIRIRVGISRPDYVDSANTDKDAEVIDHVLSDFDSSENKIVAEVIKKVDEAIFCLLSEGLTTAMNKYN